Proteins encoded by one window of Methanothermobacter thermautotrophicus:
- the rplX gene encoding 50S ribosomal protein L24 yields the protein MSKQPRKQRKYIYEAPLHARRKMMSANLSRELREEYGRRSLPIRKGDKVEILRGDFKGHEGKVERVDLKRYRVYVEGATIQKVDGTTVYFPLHPSNLRIVDLNLDDEKRIKILERKG from the coding sequence ATGTCAAAACAGCCCAGAAAGCAGAGGAAGTACATTTATGAAGCACCATTACACGCTCGTCGAAAGATGATGAGCGCAAATCTCAGCAGGGAACTCAGGGAAGAATATGGTAGAAGGTCCCTGCCAATAAGGAAGGGAGACAAGGTTGAGATTCTGAGGGGTGACTTCAAGGGACATGAAGGTAAGGTCGAAAGGGTGGACCTCAAGAGGTACAGGGTCTACGTGGAAGGGGCCACAATACAGAAGGTTGATGGGACAACAGTCTACTTCCCGCTACACCCATCAAACCTGAGAATAGTTGACCTCAACCTTGATGATGAGAAGAGAATTAAAATCTTAGAACGGAAGGGATAA
- a CDS encoding 50S ribosomal protein L2 has product MGKRLISQRRGRGTPTYRSASHRFKGKIKYRAYDSIESEGSLKGKVVDIMHDPGRTAPVARVKFENGEERLILAPEALMLNEEVECGVKARVKPGNSLPLSEIPEGTPIFNIENRPGDGGKLVRSSGTYASLITHDADKAVIELPSGELKALNPQCRATVGVVAGGGRREKPFLKAGKKYHALRAKGKKSVTVRGVAMNAVDHPHGGGNRQHPGRPTTVSRHAPPGRKVGSIAARRTGKRR; this is encoded by the coding sequence ATGGGAAAAAGGTTAATATCACAGAGGAGAGGAAGGGGAACTCCCACATACAGAAGTGCATCTCACCGTTTCAAGGGCAAAATAAAATACCGCGCCTATGACTCCATCGAGAGTGAAGGCTCCCTCAAGGGTAAGGTCGTTGACATAATGCACGACCCTGGAAGAACAGCGCCGGTTGCCCGCGTTAAATTTGAAAACGGTGAGGAACGCCTGATACTGGCGCCTGAAGCTTTAATGCTCAACGAAGAGGTTGAATGCGGAGTGAAGGCAAGGGTTAAACCAGGGAACTCACTGCCACTCAGTGAGATTCCAGAGGGGACACCCATATTCAACATCGAAAACAGACCAGGAGACGGAGGAAAACTCGTAAGGTCCTCTGGAACATACGCTTCTCTAATCACCCATGATGCTGACAAGGCAGTTATTGAACTCCCATCAGGTGAACTGAAGGCACTCAACCCACAGTGCAGGGCCACTGTTGGCGTTGTTGCTGGAGGAGGTAGAAGGGAGAAACCATTCCTCAAGGCTGGTAAGAAGTACCATGCCCTCAGGGCAAAGGGTAAGAAGTCCGTCACAGTCAGGGGTGTTGCAATGAACGCCGTTGATCACCCACACGGTGGTGGAAACAGACAGCATCCTGGAAGGCCAACAACCGTATCAAGGCATGCTCCTCCAGGAAGAAAGGTCGGTTCAATAGCTGCCAGAAGAACAGGGAAAAGGAGATAA
- the rplV gene encoding 50S ribosomal protein L22, whose protein sequence is MAKVKYAYKEEDRSRTARASATHLKISPKHAVEICREIRGMELEKAKNYLEEVIRMDRPVAFKRYNRKVGHRKGLNGWASGRYPVKAAGQILKVLENAEANAEYKGLDTEKLRIIHISSHRGPVIRGWIPRAFGRATPFNTPTTHVQIVLGEA, encoded by the coding sequence ATGGCTAAGGTTAAATACGCTTATAAAGAGGAAGACAGGTCAAGAACAGCCAGGGCATCAGCGACTCACCTCAAGATATCACCAAAGCACGCAGTGGAGATCTGCAGGGAGATCAGGGGAATGGAACTCGAAAAGGCCAAGAACTACCTTGAAGAGGTCATCAGGATGGACAGGCCAGTTGCCTTCAAGAGATACAACAGGAAGGTTGGCCACAGGAAGGGCCTCAATGGCTGGGCCAGCGGTCGTTACCCTGTGAAGGCAGCAGGTCAGATACTTAAGGTCCTTGAGAACGCAGAGGCCAACGCAGAGTACAAGGGACTCGACACCGAGAAACTCAGGATAATCCACATATCCAGTCACCGGGGGCCAGTTATAAGGGGCTGGATTCCAAGGGCCTTTGGAAGGGCCACACCATTCAACACACCAACAACACACGTTCAGATAGTTCTGGGGGAGGCATAA
- a CDS encoding 50S ribosomal protein L6 has product MVLAALIREEIPIPDGVDVTIDGGVTVKGPKGELSRKFNHSEISMAVEDDKVVLEVKFPKKKDKAMIGTVRAHISNMITGVTEGFRYRMKIVYAHFPMSVKVAGDKVVIENFLGERHPRTARIVGDTKVQVKGDEVEITGINKEHVGQTMANIEQATRIKGRDPRVFQDGIYLVSKE; this is encoded by the coding sequence ATGGTTCTAGCAGCTCTAATCCGGGAAGAGATACCCATCCCTGATGGTGTGGATGTCACCATCGATGGTGGCGTCACAGTTAAGGGCCCCAAGGGCGAACTTTCCCGAAAATTCAACCATTCAGAGATATCGATGGCTGTTGAAGACGATAAGGTGGTCCTCGAGGTTAAATTCCCGAAAAAGAAGGATAAGGCCATGATAGGAACTGTCAGGGCCCACATAAGCAACATGATAACAGGTGTTACCGAGGGCTTCAGATACCGCATGAAGATCGTTTATGCCCACTTCCCGATGAGTGTGAAGGTGGCAGGGGATAAGGTTGTCATTGAGAACTTCCTCGGTGAACGCCACCCCAGGACCGCAAGGATCGTTGGTGACACAAAGGTCCAGGTCAAGGGCGACGAGGTTGAGATAACAGGTATCAACAAGGAGCACGTGGGACAGACCATGGCCAACATCGAACAGGCCACCAGAATCAAGGGAAGGGACCCAAGGGTTTTCCAGGACGGCATATACCTTGTGAGCAAGGAATAG
- the rnp1 gene encoding ribonuclease P protein component 1, translating to MITPRNIFRHELIGLSVRITRSVHRDIQGISGRVVDETRNTLRIEMDDGREITVPKGIAVFHFRTPQGELVEIDGRALVARPEERIKKKFRKP from the coding sequence TTGATAACCCCCCGGAATATTTTCAGGCATGAGCTTATTGGCCTTTCTGTGAGAATAACCAGGAGTGTTCACAGGGACATTCAGGGAATATCAGGAAGAGTCGTGGATGAAACCAGGAATACCCTTAGAATCGAAATGGATGACGGACGGGAAATAACGGTTCCAAAGGGAATAGCCGTCTTCCATTTCAGAACACCGCAGGGTGAACTTGTTGAGATTGATGGTAGAGCTCTGGTGGCTCGTCCTGAGGAAAGAATAAAGAAGAAATTTAGAAAACCATAG
- the rpmC gene encoding 50S ribosomal protein L29, whose product MAILRSEEIREMDGEELQKKLDELKAEYARYISKSAAAGIHENPGKMREIRRTIARVLTIMNEK is encoded by the coding sequence ATGGCGATACTTAGGAGCGAAGAGATAAGGGAAATGGATGGGGAGGAACTCCAGAAGAAACTGGATGAACTCAAGGCAGAATACGCCCGATACATTTCCAAGAGCGCTGCTGCCGGGATCCATGAGAACCCCGGTAAGATGAGGGAAATCCGAAGAACAATAGCCCGTGTTCTCACCATCATGAATGAAAAATAG
- the rpsS gene encoding 30S ribosomal protein S19, translated as MARKEFRYRGYTLEELQEMPLDDVIKLFPSRQRRSLKRGFLPRQKKVLEKIRKIKKEGKTEGRPPVIRTHCRDMIVLPEMVGMTFGIHNGKEFVEVKIQPEMIGCYFGEFAPTRKKVEHGDPGMGATRSSMFVPLK; from the coding sequence TTGGCACGTAAAGAGTTTAGGTATCGCGGCTACACCTTGGAAGAACTGCAGGAGATGCCACTTGACGATGTAATCAAGTTGTTCCCATCAAGGCAGAGAAGATCCCTCAAAAGGGGATTCCTACCAAGGCAGAAGAAGGTACTCGAGAAGATAAGGAAAATAAAGAAAGAGGGGAAGACTGAGGGAAGGCCACCGGTCATCAGGACACACTGCAGGGACATGATAGTGCTTCCTGAGATGGTTGGAATGACCTTCGGTATCCACAATGGTAAGGAATTTGTGGAGGTCAAGATCCAGCCCGAAATGATCGGCTGCTACTTCGGTGAATTCGCACCCACAAGGAAGAAGGTTGAGCACGGAGATCCCGGTATGGGAGCTACAAGATCATCAATGTTCGTGCCTCTTAAATAA
- a CDS encoding 50S ribosomal protein L23 translates to MDPYAVIMKPHVTEKSMNLIDQNNELAFVVMRKSTKKDVRRAFEELFAVKVERVNTQVTPRGQKIAYIKLAKEHSAEDIAVKLGVF, encoded by the coding sequence ATGGATCCATATGCTGTTATCATGAAGCCACATGTCACAGAGAAGAGCATGAACCTTATAGATCAGAACAATGAACTGGCATTTGTGGTTATGAGGAAAAGCACAAAGAAGGATGTGAGGAGGGCCTTTGAGGAGCTCTTCGCAGTTAAGGTTGAGAGGGTCAACACACAGGTAACTCCCAGGGGCCAGAAGATAGCCTACATAAAGCTGGCCAAGGAACACAGTGCAGAGGACATAGCGGTTAAACTGGGAGTATTCTAA
- the rpl4p gene encoding 50S ribosomal protein L4, with translation MKIKVYSLEGEAIDEMELPEIFNEEFRPDVIKRAVLSAQTARVQPWGPDPMAGKRTSAQSYGAGRGVAMVPRIKNGSRAAFVPQAVGGRRAHPPRPQKNYHERINRKERRLAIRSAVAATARKDLVEARGHRIENVPQLPLVVDDELSRIKRTADTREVFRKLGIMDDIVRAKEGKKIRAGKGKMRGRKYRTPRGPLIVVGDDRGITRGARNHPGVDVVTVENLNAELLAPGTHPGRLTVFTRSAIEKLDGLFQ, from the coding sequence ATGAAGATTAAGGTTTATTCCCTAGAAGGTGAAGCCATAGATGAGATGGAACTTCCTGAAATTTTCAATGAAGAATTCAGACCCGACGTCATAAAGAGGGCTGTCCTGTCCGCACAGACAGCAAGGGTACAGCCATGGGGTCCAGATCCAATGGCAGGTAAGAGGACCTCTGCACAGTCCTATGGTGCTGGACGCGGCGTTGCAATGGTTCCACGTATAAAGAATGGTTCAAGGGCCGCCTTTGTTCCACAGGCAGTGGGCGGTAGAAGGGCTCACCCCCCAAGGCCCCAGAAGAACTACCATGAGAGGATAAACAGGAAGGAAAGGAGACTTGCAATAAGGTCAGCAGTTGCAGCTACAGCCAGGAAGGACCTCGTGGAGGCAAGGGGTCACAGGATAGAGAACGTACCCCAGCTGCCACTGGTGGTTGACGATGAACTCTCCAGGATTAAAAGGACAGCCGATACAAGGGAAGTCTTCAGGAAACTTGGAATCATGGACGACATTGTGAGGGCGAAGGAAGGCAAAAAGATACGCGCAGGAAAGGGAAAAATGAGGGGCAGGAAGTACAGGACACCCAGGGGCCCACTCATAGTAGTTGGAGACGACAGGGGTATAACAAGGGGTGCAAGGAACCACCCCGGCGTTGACGTGGTAACTGTGGAAAACCTCAACGCAGAGCTACTCGCCCCGGGAACACATCCTGGAAGACTGACAGTCTTCACAAGATCAGCAATAGAAAAACTTGATGGACTATTCCAGTAA
- a CDS encoding putative RNA uridine N3 methyltransferase → MNRVDLSIFIPDSLTAETGDLKIKTYKVGLIARAASIFGVKRIVIYHDDADGEARFIRDILTYMDTPQYLRRKVFPIMRELKHVGILPPLRTPHHPTGKPVAGEYRQGLTVKRVKKGTLVDIGADKLALCREKLTVNRIMSFRVARLGKEILIEPDEPDDIYWGYEVLDTRRNLTDSLKTVGADVVVATSRNASPITSILDEVKSRMRKAREAAILFGGPYKGLPEIKADIWVNTLPGQCTETVRTEEAVLATLSVFNMLTQIDEKDE, encoded by the coding sequence ATGAATAGAGTAGATTTGTCCATCTTTATCCCGGATTCACTGACGGCTGAGACAGGGGATCTCAAAATAAAGACCTACAAGGTGGGTCTCATTGCAAGGGCCGCTTCGATATTCGGGGTTAAGCGTATAGTGATCTATCACGATGATGCAGATGGAGAGGCAAGGTTTATTAGGGATATCCTGACGTATATGGATACACCTCAATACCTTCGCAGGAAGGTTTTCCCGATAATGAGGGAGTTGAAGCATGTGGGGATACTCCCACCTCTGAGAACTCCCCATCACCCAACTGGAAAACCCGTTGCTGGTGAATACAGGCAGGGACTGACAGTTAAAAGGGTAAAGAAAGGAACTCTTGTGGATATTGGCGCAGATAAACTTGCACTGTGCAGGGAAAAACTGACAGTAAATAGGATAATGAGTTTCAGGGTCGCCCGGTTGGGTAAGGAAATACTGATAGAGCCCGATGAACCAGACGACATATACTGGGGATACGAGGTACTGGATACCCGGAGAAACCTCACAGATAGCCTTAAAACAGTAGGTGCCGATGTTGTCGTTGCAACATCCAGGAATGCTTCGCCCATTACTTCTATTCTGGATGAAGTAAAATCGAGGATGAGGAAGGCCCGCGAGGCGGCCATCCTCTTTGGCGGTCCTTACAAGGGATTACCAGAGATCAAAGCGGATATATGGGTTAATACCCTTCCAGGTCAGTGTACTGAAACTGTAAGGACTGAGGAGGCTGTTTTAGCTACTCTTTCAGTATTTAACATGCTAACTCAGATTGATGAAAAAGATGAATGA
- a CDS encoding METTL5 family protein: MIRRKRHLEMLLERVPGHPDPDPTLEQYLTPPGIAAEVLWAARAMGDIEGKTVADLGCGTGILGIGAALLGSEMVYCIDIDSGALEVGRSAAEELGLGNIKFIEADIRHHDSLPVVDTVVQNPPFGSQERAERGADRIFMDAAAATARTVYSFHMAGSEDFVRSYYTKLGGKVTHRLRVEFPIPRTYSFHRMDVASVGVVILRVVF; the protein is encoded by the coding sequence ATGATAAGGAGAAAGAGACATCTTGAGATGCTGCTTGAGAGGGTTCCAGGCCACCCGGACCCGGATCCGACCCTTGAACAGTACCTCACCCCACCAGGGATTGCTGCAGAGGTCCTCTGGGCAGCCAGGGCAATGGGTGACATAGAGGGAAAGACGGTGGCTGACCTTGGGTGCGGTACAGGTATCCTGGGTATTGGAGCAGCCCTGCTGGGCTCAGAGATGGTCTACTGCATTGACATTGATTCAGGGGCCCTTGAGGTCGGGCGCTCTGCTGCTGAGGAACTGGGACTCGGCAACATCAAGTTCATTGAGGCGGACATAAGGCACCATGATTCTTTACCAGTGGTCGATACGGTGGTTCAGAACCCCCCCTTCGGTTCCCAGGAGAGGGCAGAGAGGGGTGCTGACAGAATTTTTATGGATGCAGCGGCAGCCACTGCCAGGACAGTTTACTCCTTTCACATGGCCGGTTCCGAGGACTTTGTAAGGAGCTACTACACTAAACTCGGGGGAAAGGTGACACACAGGCTCAGGGTTGAGTTTCCCATACCCCGGACCTACAGCTTCCACAGGATGGACGTTGCCTCTGTAGGTGTGGTCATTCTGCGGGTTGTGTTCTGA
- a CDS encoding 30S ribosomal protein S3, translating into MIEKDFVVEGLRRTRIDEFLEKELERAGYGGMDVQVTPMGTMVVVYAERPGMVIGRGGKTVRAITQKLKNKFDLENPQVEVKEVDVPELNPKIMAHKIAAMLQRGMHFRRVAYTTMRRIMAAGAQGVEVTISGKIRGARSATAKFTDGYIKKCGEPSVKHVREGFATVQLKPGVLGVYVRIMPPDVVLPDKVEIEAPRVTETPAEETSEASEVVEDLEDLEEIEDLEEVEDLEEVEDLEDTEAEKKDADGEESEK; encoded by the coding sequence TTGATAGAGAAAGATTTTGTCGTTGAAGGTCTCAGAAGGACAAGGATAGACGAATTCCTCGAAAAGGAACTTGAGAGGGCAGGATACGGTGGCATGGATGTCCAGGTCACACCGATGGGTACAATGGTTGTGGTCTACGCTGAGAGGCCAGGTATGGTCATCGGACGCGGCGGTAAGACAGTGAGGGCCATAACACAGAAACTAAAAAACAAGTTTGACCTTGAAAACCCCCAGGTTGAGGTCAAGGAGGTTGATGTCCCTGAACTCAACCCCAAGATAATGGCCCACAAGATAGCTGCAATGCTCCAGAGGGGCATGCACTTCAGGAGGGTTGCCTACACCACAATGAGGAGGATAATGGCTGCAGGTGCCCAGGGTGTCGAGGTCACCATTTCAGGTAAGATAAGGGGTGCCCGTTCAGCCACAGCAAAGTTCACTGATGGTTACATAAAGAAATGTGGTGAACCCTCAGTCAAGCATGTCCGGGAAGGATTTGCCACTGTACAGCTCAAACCCGGTGTTCTCGGAGTGTATGTACGTATAATGCCTCCTGATGTTGTTCTGCCTGACAAGGTTGAAATAGAGGCCCCAAGGGTCACTGAAACTCCTGCAGAGGAAACCTCCGAAGCCTCAGAGGTTGTTGAGGACCTTGAAGATCTGGAAGAGATTGAAGACCTTGAGGAGGTCGAGGATCTCGAGGAGGTTGAGGACCTGGAAGACACTGAGGCAGAGAAGAAGGACGCAGATGGTGAAGAATCTGAAAAATAA
- a CDS encoding 50S ribosomal protein L5 yields the protein MNPMEEVRIFKVTLNIGVGEGGEKLARAERLLEEMSGQKPVRTHSKVTNPEFGIRKKQPIACKVTLRGERAEKVLKMFLEGIGNRLKASQFDEYGNVSMGIDEHIDIPGMKYDPEIGIFGMNLSVTFEKPGHRISRRRIQRRKVPQKHRVSREEAIEFMKEKFQVKIV from the coding sequence ATGAACCCGATGGAGGAAGTACGGATATTCAAGGTCACCCTCAACATAGGTGTTGGTGAAGGCGGTGAAAAGCTTGCAAGGGCCGAGAGGCTCCTTGAAGAGATGAGCGGCCAGAAACCAGTGAGGACACACTCAAAGGTCACCAACCCTGAATTCGGTATAAGGAAGAAACAGCCCATCGCATGCAAGGTCACCCTCCGTGGTGAAAGGGCCGAGAAGGTACTCAAAATGTTCCTTGAGGGAATAGGTAACAGGTTAAAGGCCAGCCAGTTCGATGAGTATGGTAACGTTTCGATGGGTATAGATGAACACATAGACATACCTGGAATGAAATACGACCCTGAGATAGGGATCTTCGGTATGAACCTTTCTGTCACCTTTGAGAAGCCAGGCCACAGGATAAGCAGGCGAAGGATACAGCGCAGGAAGGTTCCCCAGAAGCACAGGGTCAGCCGCGAAGAGGCAATCGAATTCATGAAGGAAAAATTCCAGGTTAAAATAGTCTGA
- a CDS encoding 30S ribosomal protein S14, with the protein MIVLPRKYGKASRKCSRCGDHSALVRRYGLMLCRQCFRELAPKIGFKKYN; encoded by the coding sequence GTGATTGTATTGCCAAGGAAATATGGAAAGGCATCAAGGAAATGCTCAAGATGCGGGGATCACTCTGCCCTCGTCAGGAGATACGGGTTAATGCTCTGCAGGCAGTGCTTCAGGGAACTCGCACCTAAAATAGGGTTTAAAAAGTACAACTAA
- a CDS encoding 30S ribosomal protein S17, translating to MVGIDVPEPKSKCSDPNCPFHGDLPIRGQILEGTVVSDKAERTVTVERSFYKFIRKYERYEKRKSKIKAHKPDCIDVRVGDTVKIAECRPLSKTKNFVVVEVKGEE from the coding sequence ATGGTCGGCATTGATGTTCCAGAACCTAAATCTAAATGTAGTGATCCTAACTGTCCTTTCCACGGTGACCTCCCCATCAGGGGTCAGATACTGGAAGGAACCGTAGTCAGTGACAAGGCAGAAAGGACAGTGACTGTTGAAAGGAGTTTCTACAAATTTATACGCAAATATGAACGATACGAGAAGAGGAAATCCAAGATAAAGGCCCACAAACCTGACTGCATAGACGTCAGGGTAGGGGATACAGTGAAAATTGCTGAATGCAGACCCCTCAGCAAGACCAAGAACTTCGTGGTTGTCGAGGTGAAGGGGGAAGAGTAA
- a CDS encoding 50S ribosomal protein L14, with the protein MKAIASKVTRALPVGARLQCVDNTGAREVEIISVRGYKGVRRRLAAAGVGDMVVVSVKKGTVDMRREVLNAVIVRQKKEYRRPDGLRVKFEDNAAVIVSPEGVLKGSEIRGPVAKEAADRWPSVGSAASIIV; encoded by the coding sequence ATGAAGGCAATAGCATCCAAGGTTACCAGGGCATTACCTGTAGGGGCCAGACTCCAGTGCGTCGACAACACCGGTGCAAGGGAAGTCGAGATAATATCAGTCAGGGGATACAAGGGTGTGCGCAGGAGACTTGCAGCAGCAGGTGTTGGCGACATGGTCGTTGTCTCCGTGAAGAAGGGAACAGTTGACATGAGGAGAGAGGTCCTCAACGCTGTTATTGTAAGGCAGAAAAAGGAATACAGAAGGCCCGACGGATTGAGGGTGAAATTCGAGGATAACGCTGCAGTTATAGTGAGCCCTGAGGGAGTCCTCAAGGGTTCCGAGATAAGGGGTCCTGTTGCAAAGGAAGCTGCTGACAGGTGGCCCAGTGTGGGAAGCGCAGCAAGCATAATAGTGTAA
- a CDS encoding 30S ribosomal protein S8 gives MTLMDPLANALTNIRNNEIRGNVKCRITPASKLIGRVLRTMQKEGYIGEFEYVDDGRAGKFIVELEGNINHCGVIKPRHAVKKDEFEKFEKRYLPAKNFGIIIVSTPEGIMTHKEAKDRGIGGRLLAYVY, from the coding sequence GTGACTCTTATGGATCCTCTTGCAAACGCCCTGACCAACATAAGGAACAATGAGATAAGGGGTAACGTTAAGTGCAGGATAACCCCCGCCTCAAAGCTTATAGGGCGAGTGTTAAGGACAATGCAGAAGGAAGGATACATCGGTGAATTCGAATACGTTGACGACGGCAGGGCCGGGAAGTTCATAGTTGAACTTGAGGGAAACATAAATCACTGCGGAGTTATAAAACCCAGGCACGCTGTTAAGAAGGACGAATTCGAGAAATTTGAAAAGAGATACTTGCCAGCTAAGAACTTCGGGATAATAATAGTATCAACCCCTGAGGGGATAATGACCCATAAAGAGGCCAAGGACAGGGGTATTGGCGGTAGACTGCTGGCATACGTCTACTAG
- the yciH gene encoding stress response translation initiation inhibitor YciH: protein MKICDVCGLPEELCVCEEIAREVQTLKVYTVRRRFGKVMTIIEGIDEHDIDIKELTKILKARCACGGTAKKGQIELQGDHKKKVKEVLADMGFSSDTIEIR, encoded by the coding sequence ATGAAAATCTGCGATGTATGTGGTCTTCCGGAAGAACTTTGCGTCTGTGAGGAAATAGCACGCGAAGTTCAGACACTAAAGGTCTACACAGTGAGGCGAAGATTCGGTAAAGTGATGACCATCATTGAGGGCATCGATGAACACGATATAGACATAAAGGAGCTCACTAAGATACTGAAGGCAAGATGTGCCTGCGGAGGCACAGCCAAGAAAGGCCAGATAGAACTTCAAGGGGATCATAAGAAGAAGGTCAAGGAAGTTCTGGCGGATATGGGCTTTTCATCAGATACAATCGAGATAAGGTAG
- the rpl3p gene encoding 50S ribosomal protein L3: MARHHQPRKGSVAFSPRKRAARETPRVKSWPQVDEPGLLALAGYKAGMTHVIMVDNQKNSPTEGMEVSTPVTILEVPPLTVMAVRAYEKTSRGLRTLGEVLATETKDDLRRKLTPPADDYDQEAAIEKIRSNMEYVADVRVIVHTNPRLASVPKKKPEVFECGLGGKTPEEKFEYALEVLGKDVRASEIFSEGAFVDAIAVTKGKGFQGPVKRWGIRIQYGKAARSSKGRHIGSLGPWTPSRTMWTVPQAGQMGYHRRTEYNKQILKIGDASEADLVNPDGGFVRYGLVRNDYVMIKGSVPGPTKRLVVLRKAIRAAGKQEEAPQINYISTASKQGV; encoded by the coding sequence ATGGCTAGACATCATCAACCAAGAAAAGGATCAGTTGCATTCAGTCCAAGGAAAAGGGCGGCAAGGGAAACCCCGAGGGTCAAGTCCTGGCCCCAGGTGGATGAGCCCGGACTCCTTGCCCTCGCAGGTTACAAGGCAGGGATGACGCATGTCATAATGGTCGATAACCAGAAGAATTCCCCCACCGAGGGAATGGAGGTCTCGACTCCAGTCACAATTCTCGAGGTTCCACCCCTGACAGTGATGGCTGTAAGGGCCTATGAGAAGACCAGCAGGGGACTCAGAACCCTCGGTGAGGTCCTGGCAACAGAGACGAAGGATGACCTCAGAAGGAAGCTCACCCCACCCGCAGATGACTACGACCAGGAAGCCGCAATTGAGAAAATAAGATCAAACATGGAGTACGTTGCAGATGTGAGGGTTATAGTCCACACAAACCCAAGACTTGCAAGTGTTCCCAAAAAGAAACCAGAGGTATTCGAGTGTGGACTTGGTGGCAAGACCCCTGAGGAGAAATTTGAATACGCCCTTGAGGTCCTTGGAAAGGATGTCAGGGCATCAGAGATATTCTCCGAGGGCGCCTTTGTTGATGCAATAGCAGTGACAAAGGGTAAGGGATTCCAGGGTCCCGTCAAGAGGTGGGGTATAAGGATACAGTACGGTAAGGCTGCAAGGAGCAGTAAGGGAAGACACATAGGGTCACTTGGTCCATGGACACCGTCAAGGACCATGTGGACCGTACCCCAGGCAGGTCAGATGGGCTACCACAGGAGGACCGAGTACAACAAACAGATACTCAAGATCGGTGACGCCAGTGAGGCTGACCTTGTAAACCCTGACGGCGGCTTTGTAAGGTACGGGCTAGTCAGGAACGATTACGTCATGATTAAGGGGTCAGTTCCAGGCCCAACAAAGAGGCTTGTGGTTCTCAGGAAGGCCATAAGGGCTGCAGGTAAACAGGAAGAAGCACCCCAGATAAACTACATCAGCACAGCATCAAAACAAGGAGTATAA
- a CDS encoding 30S ribosomal protein S4e: MAIMASRKHLKRFKSPVHWPIHPKEYKWTVKPSPGPHAIEKSLPLMIIVRDILKIADNAREARKIINSGDVLVDGRPRKNYKFPVGFMDVVSIPRTGDVYRVLPDERGRLVLHPIDEENAGFKLCKIVNKTTIKGGRTQLNLHDGRNYLSEDEFRVGDVVKLSIPEQEILERIPFEKDSLGLVTGGRHTGEIGRIKKINITRSSMPNTAVIETGAGKTFLTLKDYVFVIGKDESVISLPGGK, translated from the coding sequence ATGGCAATAATGGCATCAAGAAAACATCTTAAACGTTTCAAATCACCGGTTCACTGGCCAATTCATCCCAAGGAATACAAATGGACCGTTAAACCATCTCCAGGTCCCCACGCAATTGAGAAATCACTGCCACTCATGATAATTGTGAGGGACATCCTGAAGATTGCAGACAATGCAAGGGAAGCCAGGAAGATAATAAACAGTGGAGATGTCCTGGTGGATGGAAGGCCAAGGAAGAACTACAAGTTCCCGGTCGGATTCATGGACGTTGTCAGCATACCCAGGACAGGAGACGTCTACAGGGTGCTCCCCGATGAAAGGGGAAGGCTGGTTCTGCACCCCATAGACGAGGAAAACGCAGGCTTCAAGCTCTGCAAGATAGTGAACAAGACAACCATTAAGGGTGGCAGGACCCAGCTCAACCTCCATGACGGCCGTAACTATCTCTCAGAGGATGAATTCAGGGTGGGAGACGTTGTAAAGCTCTCAATACCTGAACAGGAAATCCTTGAGAGGATACCCTTTGAGAAGGACAGCCTCGGCCTTGTTACAGGAGGACGGCACACCGGTGAAATAGGCAGGATCAAGAAGATAAACATAACAAGGTCTTCAATGCCAAACACAGCTGTCATCGAGACAGGCGCAGGAAAAACATTCCTGACACTCAAGGACTACGTTTTCGTCATAGGAAAGGACGAGTCAGTGATCTCACTTCCAGGAGGGAAATAG